In Colius striatus isolate bColStr4 chromosome 17, bColStr4.1.hap1, whole genome shotgun sequence, the following proteins share a genomic window:
- the UNG gene encoding uracil-DNA glycosylase — translation MALRLLSLWRGCSPRPLRSRLFARRLQLSALKKAKAAGDETGPSSPLSAELQERILRNKEAARQRLAERSVPLGFGESWRRQLAAEFCKPYFAELMAFVAEERKRYTVYPPPEQVFTWTQMCDIREVKVVILGQDPYHGPNQAHGLCFSVQKPVPPPPSLENIYRELSMDIEGFTHPGHGDLTGWAKQGVLLLNAVLTVRAHQATSHKERGWEQFTDVVVSWLNKNLHGVVFMLWGAYAQKKGSSIDRKRHHVLQTAHPSPFSVNRGFFGCRHFSKTNELLKKSGKKPIDWRAL, via the exons ATGGCGCTGCGGCTGCTCAGCCTGTGGCGTGGCTGCAGCCCCCGCCCGCTCCGCAGCCGCCTCTTCGCTCGCCGTTTACAGCTCAGCGCGCTGAAGAAGGCGAAGGCGGCGGGCGATGAGACGGGCCCGTCCTCGCCGCTCAGCGCGGAGCTGCAGGAGCGCATCCTCAGGAACAAAGAGGCGGCCCGGCAGCGGCTGGCGGAGCGGAGCGTGCCCCTGGGCTTCGGCGAGAGCTGGCGGCGGCAGCTGGCCGCGGAGTTCTGCAAGCCCTACTTCGCGGAG CTGATGGCGTTTGTGGCTGAGGAGAGGAAGCGCTACACGGTCTATCCGCCCCCTGAGCAAGTCTTCACCTGGACGCAGATGTGTGACATCAGGGAG GTAAAGGTTGTCATTTTGGGACAAGATCCATACCACGGACCTAATCAAGCTCATGGGCTCTGTTTCAGTGTCCAGAAGCCTGTTCCACCTCCCCCCAG TTTAGAAAACATTTACAGAGAGCTGTCTATGGATATTGAGGGCTTCACTCATCCAGGCCACGGTGATCTCACTGGCTGGGCCAAGCAAG GAGTGCTCCTGCTCAATGCTGTCCTCACGGTGCGAGCTCACCAGGCCACCTCCCACAAGGAGAGAGGCTGGGAGCAGTTCACGGATGTGGTGGTGTCCTGGCTCAACAAGAACTTGCACGGGGTTGTCTTCATGCTGTGGGGAGCCTACGCCCAGAAGAAAGGCAGCTCCATTGACAGG AAACGGCACCACGTCCTGCAGACGGCTCATCCCTCGCCCTTCTCTGTCAACAGAGGCTTCTTTGGCTGTCGGCATTTCTCCAAGACAAACGAGTTGCTGAAGAAGTCTGGCAAGAAGCCCATTGACTGGCGGGcgctctga